One window of Paenibacillus albicereus genomic DNA carries:
- the fsa gene encoding fructose-6-phosphate aldolase codes for MKFFLDTANVEEIKRVAKLGLVDGVTTNPTLVAKEGRVFKEVVQEICRIVPGPVSAEVTGSTSEDMLKEALEIAEWAPNVVIKVPLTEDGLYVTHALAQKGIKTNVTLVFSVAQGLMAAKAGATFISPFVGRLDDIGMTGMDLVRDLSAIIKIYGFQTEIIVASIRSLEHVKEAALAGAHIATIPGSLLPTLWKHPLTDIGIERFTADWNKMQAALAKG; via the coding sequence ATGAAATTCTTTCTGGATACCGCCAATGTCGAGGAAATCAAGCGCGTCGCCAAGCTGGGCCTGGTGGACGGGGTGACGACGAACCCGACGCTCGTCGCCAAGGAAGGCCGCGTCTTCAAGGAAGTCGTACAGGAAATTTGCCGGATCGTGCCGGGTCCCGTAAGCGCGGAGGTGACGGGCTCGACCAGCGAGGACATGCTCAAGGAAGCGCTTGAGATCGCCGAGTGGGCGCCGAACGTCGTCATCAAGGTGCCTCTCACCGAGGATGGCCTGTACGTCACCCATGCGCTCGCGCAAAAGGGCATCAAGACGAACGTCACCCTCGTCTTCTCCGTCGCCCAGGGCCTGATGGCTGCGAAAGCCGGCGCGACGTTCATCAGTCCGTTCGTCGGCCGGCTGGACGACATCGGCATGACCGGCATGGACCTGGTGCGGGACCTGTCCGCTATCATCAAGATCTACGGTTTCCAGACGGAGATCATCGTCGCCAGCATCCGCAGCCTGGAGCATGTCAAGGAAGCGGCTCTTGCCGGCGCGCACATCGCCACGATCCCGGGCTCGCTCCTGCCGACGCTCTGGAAGCACCCGCTTACGGACATCGGCATCGAGCGCTTCACGGCGGATTGGAACAAGATGCAGGCCGCTTTGGCCAAGGGCTGA
- a CDS encoding P-loop NTPase family protein, translated as MARLEIVVAAAESEYMRRLAAGVRDSPFGSRWRLTACTTGDSLRQYLKGGYAVHLVLAQPSLLEQAGELPAGIPAAAFVRRRGEGGGLPELLQYQPVPELLAGIEALLAGSGDKRLRAGGEGAAVVAVCDPVGGAGKSTCSLWLARLAGERGLRALYLNLERFDASGLQLREPGEASGEGVEALLYALKADKPDFPARLTSVRRYSRRMGTDYIGEAPSPEERQAMTGDDAARLLEALAGSGLYDLIVADMDSVLDDAAAAVLERCDAVVWLAEPSAVARRKTRLAFEAARLTHPAAAAAARSRMLFVRSRVRPHAEEDRVAECAADRSLPAFAAELPYDPGIGRIESAAPAYIQAAGDLLDRLGCGTKRSVGL; from the coding sequence ATGGCCAGGCTTGAGATTGTCGTCGCGGCGGCAGAATCGGAATATATGCGAAGGCTGGCGGCTGGCGTGAGGGACTCGCCGTTCGGCAGCCGATGGAGATTGACGGCATGCACGACGGGGGATTCGCTGCGACAGTATTTAAAAGGAGGCTATGCGGTCCATCTGGTGCTGGCGCAGCCGTCGCTCCTGGAGCAGGCGGGAGAGCTGCCCGCCGGCATTCCGGCGGCGGCCTTCGTGCGGCGCCGCGGCGAAGGCGGCGGATTGCCCGAGCTGCTCCAGTATCAGCCGGTGCCGGAGCTGCTGGCCGGCATCGAGGCGCTGCTTGCCGGCAGCGGCGATAAGCGGCTCCGCGCAGGGGGAGAGGGGGCTGCCGTAGTCGCCGTATGCGACCCTGTCGGCGGAGCGGGCAAGTCGACGTGCTCGCTCTGGCTGGCCCGCCTGGCGGGAGAGCGCGGGCTTCGCGCGCTGTATCTCAACCTCGAGCGCTTCGATGCTTCCGGATTGCAGCTGCGAGAACCGGGCGAGGCTTCAGGAGAGGGGGTCGAAGCGCTGCTATATGCGCTCAAGGCGGACAAGCCGGATTTTCCGGCCCGGCTGACGAGCGTGCGCCGCTACAGCCGGCGGATGGGAACCGACTATATCGGCGAGGCTCCGAGTCCGGAAGAACGGCAGGCGATGACCGGCGACGATGCCGCTCGTCTGCTGGAGGCGCTGGCCGGCAGCGGCTTGTACGATCTGATCGTGGCGGATATGGACAGCGTGCTGGACGATGCGGCGGCGGCCGTGCTGGAGCGTTGCGACGCCGTCGTCTGGCTCGCCGAGCCTTCGGCCGTCGCCAGGCGCAAGACTCGGCTGGCGTTCGAGGCCGCCAGGCTGACGCATCCTGCCGCGGCGGCGGCAGCGCGCAGCCGCATGCTCTTCGTCCGGAGCCGCGTCCGGCCTCACGCCGAGGAGGATCGCGTTGCAGAATGCGCCGCGGACCGTTCTCTGCCGGCTTTTGCGGCGGAGCTCCCTTACGATCCCGGCATCGGCCGCATCGAATCGGCCGCTCCCGCCTATATCCAGGCAGCAGGGGATTTGCTGGACCGGCTCGGCTGTGGGACGAAGCGGAGCGTGGGCCTATGA
- a CDS encoding CpaF family protein: MSGQMAARPDRDGTARLREQIRAAIDAGGEIGDDELMRTVEQAVDRWEGSARLVSSERLRLVRQLFHSFRGLDVLEPLLQDDSITEIMINGHRQLFAERAGRVEPLREQFESRERLEDLIQAIVAQVNRVVNESSPIVDARLADGSRVHIVLPPASLSGPVVTIRKFPKQPLLMDGLIACGCLTDEAAAFLQRLVRAGFNIFVSGGTGSGKTTFLNALSRSIPEEERVVTIEDSAELQLQAPNLVRLETRNANTEGKGALPMRQLIRASLRMRPNRIIVGEVRGEEAADMLAAMNTGHDGSMSSGHANSAKDMLGRLETMVLAAAELPVAAIRQQILSAVDIIVHLSRMRDHTRKVLEICQLAGIEGGEIRLEPLFRFEPGPDGAARLRRTEAALRRSDKWERSGGGAPRSAAGGSSGKEGLEDGD, encoded by the coding sequence ATGAGCGGACAGATGGCGGCAAGGCCGGACCGCGATGGGACGGCACGCCTGAGAGAGCAGATACGGGCCGCGATCGATGCCGGCGGAGAGATCGGCGACGATGAGCTGATGCGGACGGTGGAGCAGGCAGTCGACCGCTGGGAAGGCAGCGCCCGCCTCGTCTCGAGCGAACGGCTGCGGCTCGTGAGGCAGCTTTTCCATTCGTTTCGCGGACTCGATGTGCTGGAGCCGCTGCTCCAGGACGACTCCATTACGGAGATCATGATCAACGGGCATCGGCAGCTGTTCGCGGAGCGCGCAGGCCGCGTCGAGCCGCTTCGAGAACAATTCGAGAGCCGAGAGCGGCTGGAGGATCTCATCCAGGCGATCGTGGCGCAGGTCAACCGCGTCGTCAACGAATCCTCGCCGATCGTCGATGCCCGCCTCGCCGACGGCTCGCGGGTCCATATCGTCCTGCCGCCCGCATCTTTGTCGGGACCGGTCGTGACGATCCGCAAATTTCCGAAGCAGCCCTTGCTGATGGACGGGCTCATCGCCTGCGGCTGCCTGACGGACGAAGCGGCGGCCTTCCTGCAGAGGCTTGTGCGCGCAGGCTTCAATATCTTCGTCAGCGGGGGCACGGGCAGCGGCAAGACGACCTTCCTCAACGCGCTGTCCCGCTCGATCCCCGAGGAGGAGCGGGTCGTGACGATCGAGGATTCCGCCGAGCTGCAGCTGCAGGCGCCGAACCTGGTCCGGCTGGAGACCCGCAACGCCAACACCGAGGGCAAAGGAGCGCTGCCGATGCGCCAGCTCATCCGAGCTTCGCTGAGGATGCGTCCCAACCGGATCATCGTCGGCGAGGTGCGGGGCGAGGAGGCGGCGGACATGCTGGCCGCGATGAATACCGGGCATGACGGCAGCATGAGCTCAGGCCACGCCAACAGCGCCAAGGACATGCTCGGCCGGCTCGAGACGATGGTGCTTGCGGCGGCGGAGCTTCCCGTAGCCGCCATTCGTCAGCAGATCCTCTCGGCGGTCGATATCATCGTGCATCTGTCGAGGATGCGCGATCATACGCGCAAGGTGCTGGAGATTTGCCAGCTGGCGGGCATCGAGGGAGGGGAAATCCGGCTGGAGCCGCTGTTTCGCTTCGAGCCGGGGCCCGACGGAGCGGCGCGGCTTCGGCGCACGGAGGCCGCTTTGCGCCGAAGCGACAAGTGGGAGCGCAGCGGAGGCGGCGCCCCCCGCTCCGCAGCGGGCGGCTCTTCCGGCAAGGAGGGTCTCGAAGATGGCGATTGA
- a CDS encoding type II secretion system F family protein produces the protein MAIERAARGLERGLERLGWPAGGGRKQPASAGAGADYSRYELSRRQFWVAFAVGAALVFAAAYLFYLNAAVALLASLVGIKAPSLYREHARAKRQDRLRIHFKEMLFSLSSSLAAGRSVENALFASIGDLRLIYTGASTDLLLELERIRRRCANGETLESGLLDFAVRSGVEEIMQFSDVFTTCKRTGGDLVEIVRRTSQLIGERIEVNQEIQVLIAQKKFESRIMLGVPFAFLGFLHVAAPDYMAPLYAGAAGYGLLTAALLLFAACGWLMLKIMDIRL, from the coding sequence ATGGCGATTGAACGGGCGGCACGCGGGTTGGAGCGCGGGCTGGAGCGCCTCGGATGGCCGGCAGGCGGAGGGCGGAAGCAGCCGGCTTCCGCCGGAGCTGGAGCCGACTACAGCCGGTACGAGCTGAGCCGCCGCCAGTTCTGGGTGGCGTTCGCCGTTGGAGCCGCTCTCGTCTTTGCGGCGGCATACCTGTTCTATTTGAATGCTGCCGTCGCCCTGCTGGCTTCCCTGGTCGGCATCAAGGCGCCTTCGCTTTATCGGGAGCATGCGCGAGCCAAGAGGCAGGACAGGCTTCGGATCCACTTCAAGGAGATGCTCTTCTCGCTCTCTTCCTCGCTTGCTGCCGGCCGTTCGGTCGAAAACGCCCTCTTCGCTTCGATCGGAGACCTCAGGCTGATTTATACGGGGGCTAGCACGGACTTGCTGCTGGAGCTCGAGCGCATCCGCCGCCGCTGCGCCAACGGGGAGACGCTGGAGTCGGGACTGCTCGACTTTGCCGTCCGCTCCGGCGTCGAGGAAATCATGCAGTTCTCGGACGTATTCACGACGTGCAAGCGCACGGGCGGCGATCTGGTGGAGATCGTGCGCCGCACCTCCCAGCTGATCGGCGAGCGGATCGAGGTCAACCAGGAAATTCAGGTGCTGATCGCCCAAAAGAAATTCGAGTCGAGAATCATGCTGGGCGTGCCGTTCGCTTTTCTCGGCTTCCTTCATGTCGCCGCGCCGGACTACATGGCGCCGCTTTATGCCGGCGCAGCGGGATATGGGCTGCTTACCGCCGCGCTGCTGCTGTTCGCCGCCTGCGGCTGGCTGATGCTTAAAATCATGGACATTCGGCTGTGA
- a CDS encoding type II secretion system F family protein yields MGYGWGFLVMAMAWIAMATVTLGWRRGWSEAWSGVRTRDRDRIGRLLGGEALLRLAARSGMPQAVEDRLAALHALLVPLQGERWTTSDTRRLAASAVAGGYAAAAGGWLVAAAAGEPLIAWLGLFAGLLLPAGKLRDIKVKAQRRKQELLLGLPDLLGKLTLLVGAGETVQRALARCAERPLRGGADDPLHAELARTVQLLASGHPFSAALESFSRRCAVQEASVFATVLLLNYRRGGDQLSLALKEISIPLWDKRRSAARARGEEASSRLVFPLVGIFFILMIVVGAPAVLMMGG; encoded by the coding sequence ATGGGATATGGATGGGGGTTCCTCGTCATGGCGATGGCCTGGATCGCGATGGCGACGGTCACGCTCGGCTGGCGCAGAGGTTGGAGCGAAGCTTGGTCCGGCGTCAGGACGAGGGACCGAGACCGGATCGGCCGTTTGCTCGGCGGCGAAGCGTTGCTGCGGCTAGCCGCCCGCAGCGGCATGCCGCAGGCGGTCGAAGACAGGCTTGCGGCGCTTCATGCGCTGCTCGTCCCGCTTCAAGGAGAGCGTTGGACGACGTCGGATACGAGGCGGCTGGCCGCATCGGCCGTTGCCGGAGGCTATGCGGCGGCAGCGGGAGGATGGCTCGTCGCCGCGGCGGCGGGCGAGCCGCTCATCGCCTGGCTCGGCCTCTTCGCCGGCTTGCTGCTGCCGGCGGGTAAGCTCCGCGACATCAAGGTCAAGGCGCAGCGCCGCAAGCAGGAGCTGCTGCTCGGGCTGCCTGATCTGCTGGGCAAGCTGACGCTGCTCGTCGGTGCGGGAGAAACGGTGCAGAGAGCGCTTGCGCGCTGCGCCGAGCGGCCGCTGCGGGGCGGGGCGGATGATCCGCTGCATGCGGAGCTGGCGAGGACGGTCCAGCTGCTGGCGAGCGGCCACCCGTTCAGCGCCGCGCTCGAATCGTTCAGCCGCCGCTGCGCCGTGCAGGAGGCTTCCGTATTCGCGACCGTGCTGCTGTTGAATTACCGCCGGGGAGGCGACCAGCTGTCCCTCGCGCTGAAAGAGATTTCCATTCCCCTCTGGGACAAGCGCCGCAGCGCGGCCCGAGCCCGAGGCGAGGAGGCCTCTTCCCGGCTCGTATTCCCGCTTGTCGGCATCTTTTTCATCCTGATGATAGTCGTCGGAGCGCCGGCCGTCCTGATGATGGGCGGTTAG
- a CDS encoding Flp1 family type IVb pilin, translated as MKRNVWLNRKVRLNEALKRFARSEEGLGTLEIILIIAVVIIIALIFKEWIIDLINNLMGKADDQANKIFE; from the coding sequence ATGAAACGAAACGTATGGCTGAATCGGAAAGTCCGCTTGAACGAGGCGCTGAAGCGCTTTGCCCGTTCCGAAGAAGGACTGGGCACGCTGGAGATCATCCTGATTATCGCGGTCGTCATCATCATCGCCCTCATCTTCAAGGAATGGATCATCGACCTCATCAACAATCTCATGGGCAAAGCCGATGACCAGGCGAACAAGATTTTCGAATGA
- a CDS encoding hydroxyisourate hydrolase, with the protein MKLLRGREGSIVLEAALVVPVFLLLLVLLSVFLQLSAAETALQRAADASARQIAAHMRPALLLQQEAAAAIGAANPSGLDAALPGWREAAAAAAGRLPEPAGPLAESVLRGEWKPALQAAADTAAKKALEPLLLREAEAAGLEKEHVRLTAVRLPDLDTREQGFLLLEAEYSFPIRVPFTNERIVLRRWAKERAWIPDAAAATGREQAEPGEGSVRIASLTPVPARPGKKATLTAVAAPGVQVTLEVRYKSGSSVSRHVGTKTADSLGRVDWTWLVSGNTTPGVWEVIVTSSDGGSATMPFHVKKKP; encoded by the coding sequence ATGAAGCTGCTTCGCGGCCGCGAAGGCTCGATCGTGCTGGAAGCGGCGCTTGTCGTGCCGGTCTTCCTGCTATTGCTCGTGCTGCTCTCCGTGTTCCTGCAGCTGTCTGCGGCCGAAACGGCGCTGCAGAGAGCCGCCGACGCCTCGGCCAGACAGATCGCCGCTCATATGCGCCCGGCGCTGCTGCTGCAGCAAGAGGCGGCAGCGGCGATCGGGGCAGCCAACCCGAGCGGCTTGGACGCGGCTTTGCCAGGATGGAGGGAAGCGGCCGCAGCGGCGGCTGGGCGACTGCCGGAGCCGGCCGGTCCGCTCGCCGAATCGGTGTTGCGCGGCGAATGGAAGCCTGCGCTGCAGGCAGCCGCCGACACCGCGGCAAAAAAGGCGCTCGAGCCGCTGCTTCTCCGCGAGGCGGAGGCGGCGGGGCTGGAAAAGGAGCATGTTCGGCTCACGGCTGTCCGCTTGCCCGACCTCGACACCCGGGAGCAGGGATTCCTGCTGCTGGAGGCCGAGTATTCGTTTCCGATCCGAGTGCCGTTCACGAACGAACGCATCGTGCTGCGGCGGTGGGCCAAGGAACGTGCTTGGATCCCGGATGCGGCTGCGGCGACGGGCCGGGAACAAGCCGAGCCGGGAGAAGGCTCGGTACGGATTGCAAGCTTGACGCCGGTGCCGGCCCGTCCCGGAAAAAAGGCGACGTTGACCGCTGTCGCTGCTCCCGGTGTTCAGGTGACGCTTGAAGTCCGCTACAAGAGCGGCAGCAGCGTATCCCGACATGTCGGGACGAAAACGGCCGACTCGTTGGGCCGAGTCGATTGGACCTGGCTCGTCTCGGGCAATACGACGCCGGGAGTCTGGGAAGTGATCGTCACCTCATCGGACGGCGGAAGCGCGACGATGCCTTTCCATGTCAAGAAGAAGCCGTAG
- a CDS encoding A24 family peptidase: MPIWIGAATALLLALAFWSDVRTMRIPNALTGGFFAAGLGAHGAVDGISGMGQSALGAAAGFIPLALLYLLRGIGAGDVKLFAAIGAWTGAAAVLELLLYSMLAGGIGGAVYLLFSRARRFKRGCSKGGAPQESDAAERPAVRFPFMLAVVPGALAMLLLGG; encoded by the coding sequence ATGCCGATTTGGATAGGAGCTGCGACCGCTCTGCTGCTCGCCCTCGCTTTTTGGAGCGACGTCCGTACGATGCGGATTCCCAATGCGCTTACCGGAGGCTTTTTCGCCGCTGGACTCGGGGCGCACGGAGCCGTGGATGGCATATCAGGGATGGGCCAATCCGCTCTCGGGGCGGCAGCCGGCTTCATCCCGCTCGCGCTGCTTTACCTGCTGCGGGGCATCGGGGCCGGAGACGTCAAGCTGTTCGCGGCGATCGGGGCCTGGACGGGAGCGGCCGCAGTGCTCGAGCTGCTTCTCTACTCCATGCTTGCCGGCGGAATCGGCGGAGCCGTCTATCTGTTGTTCAGCCGTGCCCGCCGATTCAAGCGCGGATGCAGCAAGGGAGGAGCGCCGCAGGAATCCGATGCGGCGGAGCGGCCTGCGGTCCGCTTCCCGTTCATGCTGGCTGTCGTGCCGGGCGCGCTGGCGATGCTGCTGTTAGGAGGCTGA
- a CDS encoding DUF6382 domain-containing protein: MRQIVADYEWNREHELVLSRIGGIGRGDLEEIELAMLEEVQVPGLLPIGWEEMNGEVKLRYRLTGRKMLKQKLADGMDRPEELYSLLYGVVSAIEQCRACLLEPDNLLLEEAHVFVGDSWEDCGLVYLPMRLEHRPSELPLRSRLLALSAVCAGAVRQVDAGLPALLKALGDDQVSMAGLKEMLLELSAGHSGQAERRRTERERGGELEPMLSSIGFQGQAGEPLRADRLVVGAKGRPVSSPSFANPPSSARAVPSAAVPESISEPEAPARPAEKPGDAPRERKPGLHTSDALLPMRLDPSPENSPARSTKPLNRGIVILAVLAAAALPWKMLYLESPTRSNLMIGLGTLAVAAAAIIWVWKGKRGEQREEAWPDSHPSAFEPDSGPLSLKRDKRWSFEQGSDGEGEEEAEPWRWNAPPAPPQRQGTPLSVSDRAPNEVRPMPSPPAASDPTVWLGNELEKEQADSHSAAAGVVNRTRGGVRDSFALAAGSHTIGRAPESGQWRDETSGVSRRHVELACRPGSCEAKDLGSRNGTTLNGRAMVPYKSYKLEDGDVLQLAGRDGSRYEVRLG, encoded by the coding sequence ATGCGTCAGATCGTAGCGGATTACGAATGGAATCGGGAGCATGAGCTCGTGCTGTCCCGGATCGGCGGCATCGGACGCGGCGACCTGGAGGAGATCGAGCTGGCGATGCTGGAAGAGGTCCAAGTGCCGGGATTGCTGCCGATCGGCTGGGAGGAGATGAATGGGGAGGTCAAGCTGAGATATCGGCTCACGGGCCGCAAGATGCTCAAGCAGAAGCTGGCGGACGGGATGGATCGGCCCGAGGAGCTCTACTCGCTGCTGTACGGTGTCGTCTCGGCCATCGAGCAATGCCGCGCCTGCCTGCTCGAGCCGGACAATCTGCTGCTGGAAGAAGCCCATGTATTCGTCGGCGACAGCTGGGAGGACTGCGGACTCGTTTACCTGCCGATGCGATTGGAGCATCGGCCGTCGGAGCTCCCGCTGCGCAGCCGGCTGCTTGCTCTATCCGCCGTATGCGCAGGCGCGGTTCGACAGGTCGACGCCGGCCTCCCGGCATTGCTCAAGGCGCTCGGTGACGATCAGGTCTCCATGGCGGGCTTGAAAGAGATGCTGCTGGAGCTGAGCGCCGGCCATAGCGGCCAAGCAGAGAGGAGACGCACCGAACGAGAACGCGGGGGAGAGCTTGAGCCGATGCTGTCTTCCATCGGCTTCCAAGGTCAAGCGGGCGAGCCGCTCCGTGCGGATCGACTTGTTGTCGGGGCGAAGGGCAGGCCTGTTTCTTCACCCTCCTTCGCGAATCCGCCATCGTCTGCTCGCGCCGTCCCGTCCGCCGCAGTCCCAGAATCGATATCCGAGCCGGAGGCGCCGGCGCGGCCGGCGGAGAAGCCCGGCGATGCTCCAAGGGAACGCAAGCCGGGGCTTCATACCTCGGATGCGTTGCTGCCGATGCGGCTGGATCCGTCCCCGGAGAATTCGCCGGCTCGTTCCACGAAGCCGCTGAATCGGGGCATCGTCATCCTTGCCGTTCTCGCTGCGGCGGCGCTTCCGTGGAAGATGCTCTACCTGGAGAGTCCGACGCGATCGAATCTGATGATTGGCCTGGGCACGCTCGCTGTCGCTGCAGCCGCGATCATATGGGTCTGGAAGGGGAAGCGGGGCGAGCAGCGGGAGGAGGCGTGGCCAGACAGCCACCCCTCCGCTTTCGAGCCGGACTCCGGTCCGCTGTCGCTCAAGAGAGACAAGCGCTGGTCGTTCGAACAGGGATCGGACGGGGAAGGAGAGGAGGAGGCGGAGCCGTGGAGATGGAACGCCCCTCCAGCTCCGCCGCAGCGTCAAGGTACGCCTCTTTCCGTTTCGGATCGAGCCCCGAATGAGGTCCGGCCTATGCCGTCACCGCCCGCTGCTTCGGACCCGACTGTCTGGCTCGGAAACGAGTTGGAGAAGGAGCAGGCGGATTCACATAGCGCGGCGGCAGGCGTCGTCAACCGGACCCGCGGAGGCGTAAGGGACAGCTTCGCTCTTGCTGCGGGGAGTCATACGATCGGGCGTGCGCCGGAGTCCGGGCAATGGCGGGATGAGACGAGCGGCGTCTCGCGCCGCCATGTCGAGCTGGCGTGCAGACCCGGCTCCTGCGAGGCCAAAGACCTCGGTTCAAGAAACGGTACGACCCTGAATGGCCGGGCGATGGTCCCTTATAAAAGCTATAAGCTGGAGGACGGCGATGTCCTCCAGCTGGCTGGTCGGGATGGTTCCCGGTATGAAGTTCGGCTCGGTTAG
- a CDS encoding TIGR01777 family oxidoreductase: MKIIIAGGTGFIGRALVQRLSQAGHAGWIVSRSSAKAPAAAPIGDGSFRVVGWDQLEADPSELAAADAVVNLAGEPISQRWTSAAKKRIRDSRIETASRLGTLLKRAGADPQVLVQASGVNAYGFDETAAFTEESPTTDRDFLSSVVRDWEQAAELIPARRRALLRFGIVLGNGGGALPSMLLPFRAMAGGPVGNGRQWMSWIHLHDLTRLIVHTLENDSLSGPVNTVSPEPVRNEQFGRAAARALGRPYWLIAPALPLKLALGEMSELLLQGQRVLPEKALKSGFRFHFAEIQPALDDLLRQPPH; the protein is encoded by the coding sequence ATGAAGATCATCATTGCCGGAGGGACCGGCTTCATCGGCCGCGCGCTCGTTCAGCGGCTGTCCCAAGCCGGCCATGCCGGCTGGATCGTCTCCCGCAGCTCCGCGAAAGCTCCCGCCGCCGCACCGATCGGCGACGGGAGCTTTCGCGTTGTCGGATGGGATCAGCTGGAGGCGGATCCGAGCGAGCTCGCTGCCGCGGATGCCGTCGTCAACCTGGCCGGCGAGCCGATCAGCCAGCGCTGGACGAGCGCGGCTAAGAAGCGCATTCGGGATTCACGGATCGAGACGGCGTCCCGGCTGGGAACGCTGCTGAAGCGGGCGGGCGCTGATCCGCAGGTGCTTGTCCAAGCGTCCGGCGTAAATGCGTACGGCTTTGACGAGACGGCTGCGTTCACGGAGGAGAGTCCGACGACGGACCGCGACTTCCTCTCCTCCGTCGTACGGGATTGGGAGCAAGCTGCGGAGCTCATTCCCGCCCGACGGCGGGCGCTGCTGCGGTTCGGGATCGTGCTCGGAAACGGAGGCGGTGCGCTGCCGAGCATGCTCCTGCCTTTCCGCGCGATGGCGGGAGGCCCGGTCGGCAATGGACGGCAATGGATGTCTTGGATCCATCTGCATGACCTGACTCGCCTGATCGTCCACACTTTGGAAAACGACAGCCTCTCCGGCCCGGTCAATACCGTTTCGCCGGAGCCGGTCCGCAACGAGCAGTTCGGACGGGCGGCGGCCCGGGCGCTCGGCCGTCCCTATTGGCTGATCGCGCCTGCGCTTCCGCTCAAGCTGGCGCTAGGGGAGATGTCGGAGCTGCTGCTTCAAGGCCAGCGGGTCCTGCCCGAAAAGGCGCTGAAAAGCGGTTTCCGCTTTCACTTCGCCGAAATCCAGCCTGCGCTGGACGATCTGCTCCGTCAGCCGCCCCACTAA